From Candidatus Dormiibacterota bacterium, a single genomic window includes:
- the rpsL gene encoding 30S ribosomal protein S12: protein MPTINQLVRVGREKTERKVKTRAFRMVLTGPKPGHPDLPTRTFEVRGNPQRRGVCTQVKTVTPKKPNSALRKVARVRLTNGEEVTAYIPGIGHNLQEHSVVLVRGGRVKDLPGVRYHIIRGTLDTAGTANRKQGRSKYGAKREKKK from the coding sequence TTGCCGACGATTAATCAATTAGTCCGAGTCGGTCGTGAGAAGACCGAGCGAAAGGTCAAGACTCGTGCGTTTCGGATGGTCCTCACCGGGCCGAAGCCGGGTCATCCGGATTTGCCGACGCGCACTTTCGAGGTGAGGGGCAACCCGCAGCGTCGCGGCGTGTGTACGCAAGTGAAGACGGTGACGCCGAAAAAGCCGAACTCGGCGCTTCGTAAGGTCGCGCGCGTCCGGCTCACCAACGGGGAAGAGGTCACGGCGTACATTCCGGGCATCGGTCACAACCTGCAGGAGCACTCGGTCGTGCTCGTTCGTGGAGGCCGCGTCAAGGATCTACCGGGGGTGCGCTATCATATCATCCGCGGTACGCTCGACACCGCCGGTACCGCCAACCGCAAGCAAGGCCGTTCGAAATACGGCGCTAAGCGCGAGAAGAAGAAATAG
- a CDS encoding sodium:solute symporter yields the protein MLSVRDEVFVGLVVLVTLMGFVAARWRAADLHRLDEWALGGRRFGTLVSWFLIGGDIYTAYTFIAVPALVYGVGALGFYAVPYAAIAYPFGFIFLARFWSIAKARGYVTAADFVRDRFGSRPLEVAVALTGVLATLPYIALQVVGMKAVLTHLGGAFAIGNGELALSIAFLLLAAYTFTSGLRAPAMIAFVKDTLIYATVVAAIVIIPAKLGGWAHVFSLSAETLAARPKPGALLLSGNLQVAYATMALGSCLALFVYPHSITSVLAAKSKAVVQRNMALLPIYSLMLGFLALLGYCAIAAGITTTDTSSVVPTLLDRYFPGWLSGAALAAIVIGALVPAAIMAIGSANLFASNIFGEFKPGRLHADAHLSRLLTLALCAFALGFVIFVPTAYAINFQLLGGIWMVQIVPAFVLGLYTRKLHPLGLLLGWLVAMTASTTMAASSALAGKGISVNVTLPLFGHGVTVFIALYGLAINLVLAVGVSLLLRLFGANPGSDGTTPAAYA from the coding sequence ATGCTCTCGGTCCGCGACGAGGTCTTCGTCGGGCTCGTCGTCCTCGTGACGCTGATGGGCTTCGTCGCCGCGCGCTGGCGCGCAGCCGACCTGCATCGGCTCGACGAGTGGGCGCTCGGCGGCCGGCGCTTCGGGACGCTCGTCTCTTGGTTTCTCATCGGGGGAGACATCTACACGGCGTACACGTTCATCGCCGTGCCGGCGCTGGTCTACGGCGTCGGCGCTCTCGGCTTCTATGCGGTTCCCTATGCGGCGATCGCCTATCCGTTCGGTTTTATTTTTCTCGCTCGCTTTTGGTCGATCGCGAAGGCGCGTGGATACGTTACCGCCGCCGACTTCGTGCGCGACCGCTTCGGCAGCCGGCCGCTCGAGGTTGCCGTCGCCCTGACCGGGGTCCTCGCTACGCTGCCGTACATCGCGCTTCAAGTCGTCGGCATGAAAGCGGTGCTCACGCATCTCGGGGGAGCCTTCGCGATCGGTAACGGCGAGCTGGCCTTGAGCATCGCCTTTCTGCTGCTCGCCGCGTACACGTTCACGAGCGGCCTGCGCGCGCCCGCGATGATCGCGTTCGTCAAGGACACGCTGATCTACGCCACCGTCGTTGCCGCGATCGTCATCATCCCGGCCAAGCTGGGCGGCTGGGCACACGTCTTCAGCCTCTCCGCCGAAACGCTGGCGGCGCGCCCTAAACCCGGGGCGTTGCTTTTGTCCGGAAACCTCCAGGTAGCGTACGCCACGATGGCCTTGGGCTCGTGTCTCGCGCTCTTCGTGTACCCCCACTCGATCACGTCGGTGCTCGCGGCGAAGAGCAAGGCGGTGGTGCAGCGCAACATGGCGCTTCTGCCGATCTACTCGCTGATGCTCGGCTTTCTCGCGTTGCTCGGATACTGTGCCATCGCCGCCGGGATCACGACGACGGATACGAGCAGCGTGGTGCCGACGTTGCTGGATAGGTATTTTCCCGGCTGGCTTTCCGGCGCGGCGCTCGCAGCCATCGTCATCGGTGCGCTCGTTCCGGCGGCGATCATGGCGATCGGGTCGGCGAACCTCTTTGCGAGCAACATCTTCGGTGAGTTCAAGCCCGGACGTCTGCACGCGGACGCTCATCTTTCCAGACTCTTGACCCTCGCGCTCTGTGCGTTCGCGCTCGGTTTCGTGATCTTCGTTCCGACGGCGTACGCGATCAACTTTCAGCTGCTAGGCGGCATCTGGATGGTGCAGATCGTGCCCGCGTTCGTCCTCGGGCTCTACACGCGCAAGCTCCACCCGCTCGGCCTTTTGCTCGGCTGGCTCGTCGCTATGACCGCATCGACCACGATGGCGGCGAGCTCGGCCCTCGCCGGTAAGGGCATCTCGGTGAACGTCACGTTACCGCTCTTCGGTCACGGCGTCACCGTCTTCATCGCTCTGTACGGCTTGGCGATCAACCTCGTGCTGGCCGTCGGCGTATCGCTGCTGCTCCGGCTCTTCGGCGCGAACCCCGGAAGCGACGGCACGACGCCCGCGGCGTACGCCTAA
- a CDS encoding acyltransferase, giving the protein MAASGTRYEETRLTVLDGLRGVAVLLVLWYHVWEISWLPAPYPWLEFVPETGFIGVHLFFFLSGFVITYPFIRARLRSANAPSWRHFAWRRFIKIVPSYVLSIALAYAIGYAQRQDSTPAWQAIATHLLFVHTWFPATYGSINGVLWTLAIEVEFYVLFPLAWWCFTRAPWVTAAGMIVVSMLWRAGFAACCYSTLFAPYSENLPGYLGIFACGMLAAWIFCRYGGRVVQSHRYLAPLLLFAGTVALVVLLHGLYAYRHEDQWASVWQIWRRELFGVAFAAIALGALWSPRGWYALLANRPLVFLGAISYNLYLYHQMLARELLWKRVPGYAGSPHADPHWQVLYTLVAFAASIALAALITYLFERPLLRLPDPPRSGALSGAWRNAVKR; this is encoded by the coding sequence GTGGCTGCGAGCGGTACCCGATACGAAGAGACGCGCCTCACCGTGCTGGATGGGCTGCGCGGTGTCGCCGTGCTCCTCGTCCTTTGGTACCACGTTTGGGAGATATCATGGCTGCCGGCGCCCTATCCTTGGCTTGAGTTCGTTCCCGAAACGGGCTTCATCGGCGTCCATCTCTTCTTCTTCCTGAGCGGCTTCGTCATCACGTATCCTTTTATTCGCGCACGCCTGCGTAGTGCGAACGCGCCGTCGTGGCGGCATTTCGCGTGGCGGCGCTTCATCAAGATCGTGCCTTCATACGTTCTTTCGATCGCGCTCGCGTACGCGATCGGCTACGCGCAGCGTCAGGATTCGACCCCCGCGTGGCAAGCGATTGCAACCCATCTCCTCTTCGTGCATACGTGGTTTCCCGCCACGTACGGGTCGATCAACGGCGTTCTATGGACGCTCGCCATCGAGGTCGAGTTCTACGTCCTCTTCCCGCTCGCGTGGTGGTGCTTCACGCGGGCTCCGTGGGTTACCGCAGCCGGTATGATCGTCGTTTCGATGCTCTGGCGCGCGGGATTCGCCGCGTGTTGCTACAGCACGCTGTTCGCGCCGTACAGCGAGAATCTCCCGGGCTATCTCGGCATCTTTGCCTGCGGGATGCTCGCCGCGTGGATCTTCTGCCGTTACGGTGGGCGCGTCGTGCAATCGCACCGCTACCTCGCGCCGCTGCTCCTGTTCGCGGGCACCGTCGCGCTCGTCGTGCTTTTGCACGGACTCTACGCGTACCGCCACGAGGACCAATGGGCGTCGGTTTGGCAAATATGGAGGCGCGAGTTGTTCGGCGTTGCGTTCGCCGCCATCGCGCTCGGGGCGCTGTGGAGCCCGCGAGGCTGGTACGCGCTGCTCGCGAACCGGCCGCTGGTCTTCCTCGGCGCGATCTCCTACAATCTCTACCTTTACCATCAGATGCTGGCCCGCGAGCTGCTCTGGAAGCGCGTACCGGGGTACGCCGGGAGTCCCCACGCCGACCCGCACTGGCAGGTGCTCTACACGCTGGTCGCGTTCGCGGCGTCGATCGCGCTCGCAGCCCTCATCACGTATCTCTTCGAGCGGCCGTTGCTGCGCCTGCCCGATCCACCGCGTTCCGGGGCACTTTCCGGAGCGTGGCGCAACGCGGTCAAACGCTGA
- the aroH gene encoding chorismate mutase — protein sequence MIRGIRGAITVDADDRSAILAATKRLLREMAERNGVRIDAIASILFSLTPDLRAAFPALGARELGWVQVPMLHFSEIDVPGAMPRVIRVLMHVNTARAQTDVEHVYLEGAVGLRPDLAR from the coding sequence GTGATCCGCGGGATCCGCGGGGCGATTACCGTAGACGCGGACGATCGCAGCGCGATCCTCGCCGCGACGAAACGCTTGTTGCGCGAGATGGCCGAGCGTAACGGCGTGAGGATCGACGCGATTGCGTCGATCTTGTTCAGCCTCACGCCCGATCTGCGCGCCGCGTTTCCCGCGTTGGGTGCGCGCGAGCTCGGCTGGGTGCAGGTGCCGATGCTTCATTTCAGTGAAATCGACGTTCCCGGTGCGATGCCGCGCGTGATCCGCGTGTTGATGCACGTGAACACCGCTCGCGCGCAGACCGACGTGGAACACGTGTATCTGGAAGGCGCAGTCGGGCTTCGCCCAGATCTCGCGCGGTGA
- a CDS encoding glycosyltransferase family 39 protein, with product MAVAVHAATAGRYGYFRDELYFIACAHHLAWGYVDQPPLVAVAAWLAAPFGYALVALRALPLLASALTVTCAVALARELGGGSFARWTAGIFTLLLPAYLLLGNTLTTTSFEPLTWALAVYCTVRLVRSNGAWRWWIALSFVFAFGLYGKYSIALLAFALIAGLLATPERRVLRSLGFPVAVAICAALVAPNLAWQASHGWPIVEVLRGDAEHRPPFQSGVALEHRALLQNALSFVVEQILYAGPLSAPLWIAGIVAPFRIERLRDVRFVAVAALLAFASALALGAKGYYVVGIYASLLAVGCVWLESLAPRARSIYAAAAIVAALVAMPLALPVLSVRGLIAYSRAFHIPGNNGTTPHLVQPLFAEEFGWDRLARDVARVYRALPPHVRVQTALYADTYADAGALDFFGPRYGLPPAISSQNAYYLWGTHGETGRTLIAVGATRIDRLKRYYRRVRLVSTSFDPYRWIVEGPAPIYLCVDPVAPLSVIWPHLRWYGA from the coding sequence GTGGCCGTAGCAGTACACGCAGCGACGGCCGGCCGTTATGGGTACTTCCGTGACGAGCTGTACTTCATCGCGTGCGCGCATCATCTCGCGTGGGGATACGTCGATCAGCCGCCGCTCGTTGCCGTCGCCGCGTGGCTCGCCGCACCATTCGGATATGCGCTCGTCGCGCTGCGCGCTCTTCCATTGCTGGCAAGCGCGCTCACGGTCACGTGCGCGGTCGCGCTCGCGCGCGAGCTCGGCGGCGGCTCCTTCGCGCGCTGGACCGCGGGCATCTTCACGCTGTTGCTTCCCGCATATCTCTTGCTCGGCAACACGTTGACGACGACCTCGTTCGAGCCGCTCACGTGGGCGCTCGCCGTCTACTGCACCGTGCGGCTCGTGCGCAGCAACGGCGCGTGGCGTTGGTGGATCGCTCTAAGCTTCGTCTTCGCCTTCGGCCTCTACGGGAAGTACTCGATCGCGCTTCTCGCTTTCGCGCTCATCGCCGGGCTGCTCGCGACGCCCGAGCGGCGCGTGCTGCGCTCGCTGGGCTTTCCGGTTGCCGTTGCGATCTGCGCCGCGCTCGTCGCCCCCAACCTCGCCTGGCAAGCCTCGCACGGTTGGCCGATCGTCGAAGTGCTCCGCGGCGACGCCGAGCATCGGCCGCCGTTTCAGAGCGGCGTCGCGCTGGAGCACCGGGCGTTGCTCCAGAACGCGCTCTCGTTCGTCGTCGAGCAGATCCTCTATGCGGGGCCGTTGTCGGCACCGCTCTGGATCGCTGGTATCGTAGCGCCGTTTCGTATCGAGCGGCTTCGCGACGTACGCTTCGTGGCCGTTGCGGCCCTCTTGGCTTTCGCCTCCGCGCTCGCGCTCGGCGCAAAGGGCTACTACGTCGTCGGCATCTACGCATCGTTGCTCGCCGTCGGCTGCGTTTGGCTCGAATCGCTCGCCCCGCGCGCGCGCTCGATCTATGCGGCTGCCGCGATCGTGGCAGCTCTCGTTGCCATGCCGCTTGCCCTTCCGGTGCTGAGCGTGCGAGGCCTCATCGCGTACAGCCGTGCGTTCCACATTCCCGGGAACAACGGCACCACGCCGCATCTCGTCCAGCCGCTCTTCGCCGAAGAGTTCGGTTGGGACCGTCTCGCGCGAGACGTCGCCCGGGTCTACCGCGCTCTTCCGCCTCACGTGCGCGTGCAGACCGCGCTCTACGCCGACACGTACGCCGACGCCGGCGCGCTCGACTTCTTCGGGCCGCGATACGGCCTGCCGCCGGCGATCTCGTCGCAGAACGCGTACTATCTTTGGGGAACGCACGGAGAGACCGGACGAACGTTGATCGCCGTCGGCGCCACGCGCATCGATCGCCTTAAACGGTACTACCGGCGCGTGCGTCTCGTGTCGACGTCGTTCGACCCGTACCGCTGGATCGTCGAGGGACCGGCGCCGATTTACCTCTGCGTAGATCCAGTCGCGCCGCTCTCGGTCATCTGGCCGCACCTGCGCTGGTACGGCGCGTAG
- a CDS encoding DUF3311 domain-containing protein, with protein MARARYLLLLLPFIAYLDPALYDRVEPRLFGFPFFYWYQLLGVAATSVILGVVLFLGRLER; from the coding sequence ATGGCTCGCGCGAGGTATTTGCTCCTCCTGCTGCCCTTCATCGCGTATCTCGACCCCGCGCTTTACGACCGGGTCGAGCCGCGGCTTTTCGGCTTCCCGTTCTTCTATTGGTATCAACTCCTTGGGGTCGCCGCGACCTCGGTCATCCTGGGCGTCGTGCTCTTCCTTGGGCGGCTGGAGCGATGA
- a CDS encoding prephenate dehydrogenase/arogenate dehydrogenase family protein — protein sequence MSRLGILGTGLIGASIGMRARRDGVYVLGCDAQEQIANEARELGALDECASRDDLYARCSTIVIAAPLEATCAELTALRGRKTSWDLLLDVASVKGPVAQAARGVGSFVGTHPLAGNQGSGPAAATGDLFEERSWAYVPSGNRDLDERASDFIRRMGAQPFACDAERHDRIVAATSHLPQLLAWLLAKRMREVDDQYERYCGPAAREVLRLSQSPASLWDEIMRANALPVQAEASALTRALASACERLVSDEKRADEGVRARTRARPRE from the coding sequence GTGAGCCGCCTCGGCATTCTGGGAACCGGTTTGATCGGGGCGTCGATCGGAATGCGCGCGCGCCGCGACGGCGTCTACGTGCTCGGCTGCGATGCCCAGGAGCAGATCGCGAACGAGGCCCGCGAGCTCGGCGCGCTTGATGAATGCGCGAGCCGCGACGATCTCTACGCGCGCTGCAGCACGATCGTAATCGCGGCGCCGCTGGAAGCAACGTGCGCGGAGCTGACCGCGCTGCGCGGGCGGAAAACTTCCTGGGATTTGCTGCTCGACGTTGCGTCGGTAAAGGGGCCCGTCGCCCAGGCTGCGCGCGGCGTGGGCTCTTTCGTGGGGACGCATCCGCTCGCGGGGAATCAGGGCAGCGGTCCCGCTGCCGCTACCGGCGACCTCTTCGAAGAGCGAAGCTGGGCGTACGTGCCCAGCGGTAACCGCGACCTCGACGAGCGCGCGTCGGACTTCATCAGAAGGATGGGGGCGCAGCCGTTTGCCTGCGATGCCGAGCGGCACGACCGCATCGTAGCGGCAACGTCGCATCTCCCGCAGCTCCTGGCGTGGCTGCTGGCCAAGCGCATGCGCGAGGTCGACGACCAGTACGAGCGCTATTGCGGGCCGGCGGCGCGCGAGGTGCTGCGCTTGAGCCAGTCGCCGGCATCTCTCTGGGACGAGATCATGCGAGCAAATGCCCTGCCCGTCCAGGCCGAAGCATCCGCGCTCACCCGAGCACTGGCGTCGGCTTGCGAGCGGCTGGTTTCCGATGAGAAACGAGCGGACGAGGGCGTACGCGCTCGGACGCGGGCCCGCCCGCGTGAGTAG
- a CDS encoding prepilin-type N-terminal cleavage/methylation domain-containing protein yields MAQRGQTLIETIVAVAILTIVAGAVLAGTIASAAHFGPDPARAALDDALAREMSIARNLVKYQGATITPASIQTTAPLADASPLPANLELQVTQLPGGGMALTISATATWRGATEHRSLSSTLPPPAPLPGSSVTLPGFAPAPTGAP; encoded by the coding sequence GTGGCGCAACGCGGTCAAACGCTGATCGAAACGATCGTCGCGGTCGCGATCCTCACGATCGTCGCCGGCGCGGTCCTCGCCGGCACGATCGCGTCCGCCGCGCACTTCGGTCCGGATCCCGCGCGCGCGGCGCTCGACGACGCGCTGGCGCGCGAGATGAGCATCGCACGCAACCTCGTAAAGTATCAGGGCGCGACGATAACGCCGGCATCCATTCAAACGACGGCTCCCCTCGCCGATGCATCGCCGCTTCCGGCAAACCTCGAGCTACAGGTGACGCAGCTGCCCGGAGGCGGCATGGCGCTGACGATTTCGGCGACCGCAACGTGGCGCGGCGCAACGGAGCATCGCTCGCTTTCGAGCACGCTTCCTCCGCCGGCACCGCTTCCCGGATCCTCCGTCACGCTGCCGGGATTCGCACCGGCTCCAACCGGCGCTCCGTAA
- the aroF gene encoding 3-deoxy-7-phosphoheptulonate synthase, with product MGIAVYQGVDGAYSQLVLEHFMRERGISANTLGVPSYRELVTALSSLRADLGVIPIENAIGGTVREAYDLLGAFDVAPVAEVLWRTDHRLLGVRGATLRDVREVLAHPLVIAECGKFLSGLQQARVIPCEDTGVAAREVARGGSPEVAALAPASAAAIYDLVELAAHCADHPATYSRFLIVRPRHGSDEEIGGARAARRKTSISFAVEERTGSLARALGILADAGINGDKLESKPYLGHGAERIFYVDFDGDVRDENVGRALVALRSACKTLSVLGSYDAHLGEPVGASDAAVRPSLERVPERRSVEPITPLVESPFPRVARPTKPDGTVLRVGNVRIGDGEFVIIAGPCSIESREQILQTAREVQARGAVMLRGGAFKPRTSPYAFQGLGWEGVTLLAEAGRASGLPTVSEVMTTDQVARMAEHVDVLQIGARNMQNFDLLKAVGRAGRPVLLKRGLSATLDELLAAAEYILAEGNPNVMLCERGIRTFEPTTRNTLDLSAVPVLRERSHLPVLVDPSHGVGVRRWIRPLCRAAKAVGAHGLLVEVHPNPAEAKSDKEQALTFDDFSAIVSDLERIPIPDITFA from the coding sequence GTGGGCATCGCGGTCTATCAGGGAGTCGACGGAGCGTACTCGCAGCTCGTTCTCGAGCATTTCATGCGGGAGCGCGGCATCTCTGCAAATACCCTCGGCGTGCCCAGCTATCGCGAGCTCGTGACCGCGCTCTCGAGCTTGCGCGCCGACCTGGGCGTGATTCCCATCGAGAACGCCATCGGTGGAACGGTGCGCGAAGCCTATGATTTACTCGGCGCGTTCGACGTGGCGCCGGTGGCGGAGGTCCTGTGGCGCACGGATCATCGGCTGCTCGGCGTGCGCGGCGCGACGCTGCGCGACGTGCGCGAAGTGCTCGCGCACCCGCTCGTGATCGCCGAATGCGGGAAGTTCTTGAGCGGTTTGCAGCAAGCGCGCGTCATACCGTGCGAGGACACCGGCGTTGCGGCGCGTGAGGTCGCGCGCGGCGGCAGTCCGGAAGTCGCGGCGCTCGCGCCGGCATCGGCGGCTGCGATCTACGATTTAGTGGAGCTCGCGGCGCACTGCGCCGATCACCCGGCGACGTACTCGCGGTTTCTTATCGTTCGGCCGCGCCACGGGTCGGACGAAGAGATCGGTGGCGCACGCGCTGCTCGGCGCAAGACGTCGATCAGTTTCGCGGTCGAAGAACGCACGGGATCGCTCGCGCGCGCTCTAGGAATTCTTGCCGACGCCGGAATCAACGGCGACAAACTGGAGTCTAAGCCGTATCTCGGTCACGGCGCCGAACGCATCTTCTACGTCGATTTCGACGGCGACGTGCGCGACGAGAACGTGGGACGCGCGCTCGTCGCACTGCGCAGCGCGTGCAAGACGCTCTCCGTCCTGGGCAGCTACGACGCGCACCTCGGCGAGCCCGTGGGCGCGAGCGACGCGGCCGTGCGGCCTTCTCTCGAGCGCGTTCCCGAGCGTCGCTCGGTCGAGCCCATCACACCTCTGGTAGAGTCGCCGTTCCCGCGCGTCGCGCGACCGACCAAGCCCGATGGGACCGTGCTGCGCGTCGGCAACGTGCGCATCGGCGACGGCGAGTTCGTCATCATCGCGGGGCCGTGCTCGATCGAGTCGCGCGAGCAGATCCTCCAAACGGCGCGCGAAGTTCAGGCGCGCGGCGCCGTCATGCTGCGCGGCGGCGCGTTCAAGCCGCGGACGAGCCCGTACGCCTTTCAGGGCTTGGGCTGGGAAGGCGTAACGCTGCTTGCGGAGGCAGGCCGCGCGAGCGGGCTCCCGACCGTGAGCGAGGTGATGACGACCGATCAGGTGGCGCGGATGGCCGAGCACGTCGACGTGCTGCAAATCGGTGCTCGTAACATGCAAAACTTCGATCTGCTCAAGGCGGTCGGCCGGGCGGGTCGCCCGGTGCTCCTGAAGCGCGGGCTCTCGGCAACGCTCGACGAGCTGCTCGCTGCGGCGGAGTACATTCTCGCGGAAGGCAATCCCAACGTGATGCTCTGCGAGCGCGGCATTCGCACGTTCGAGCCGACGACGCGTAATACGCTCGACCTTTCCGCGGTGCCCGTCTTGCGCGAGCGCTCGCACCTGCCGGTGCTCGTCGATCCGAGTCATGGCGTGGGCGTTCGCCGCTGGATTCGGCCGCTATGCCGTGCGGCGAAAGCCGTCGGCGCGCACGGATTGCTCGTCGAGGTCCATCCGAACCCGGCGGAAGCAAAGAGCGACAAGGAACAGGCTCTGACCTTCGATGATTTCAGCGCGATCGTTTCGGATCTGGAGCGGATTCCGATTCCGGACATCACGTTCGCGTGA
- a CDS encoding prepilin-type N-terminal cleavage/methylation domain-containing protein — translation MGARQRGFTLIEVLVTVGILTLLLAAGAWSFSLHPNALVAATDDVDAALASARAIAASSGNGATLVFAPRGNGRGSRLAGFALRIYSGRPNAPGAVNPTSAMPVIADANVRERTLGTPPFSLFVDSAGDASAEASYPALDANGNARFAVIAQEPACPPGGFLLTFTNPRSGVSSTRSLACRVALSVPGGPNPSPTPNVPLVTPPALLFHWPQGEREQFVATEWGYVHWFAAPGFTCGNGVAAFPDVLPSPYSPAYSPAEAARSPSPPPAVPYSYPNANGASTNDAPATFPLQPQSAGLCSASVRDAYGQSASTSVAVMGWLTAAYGSAQATHANGAIAIPASALPRAGSSVTISLTKTFDAASLAPRIAFTGSSAAACTSDLAVVTVPGTAPATPSPTPATAAIALTVTLVPPSALDCTGIIYNHYADPRAPSDSVSESSEGVAFTASLAPATGPLSTLGKIVFWMSPGNGGACSYAQLYLRNGSLDTNAPNHTDASNATDANGCVTDHMVRLWATESNYTGAFSLSPGTCSGKVSFDPLNWPFNGDATATPAGATPGCAFAVASADQTIRNAGAQTVDAVVDSCQGSSMTVAIGTGCTVTIPNAGTTGSLDCTGGGSGGSETDTSVTWNPPLPALGTFDGTVWTRTEPGTQTVSWVSVTIACFFSGDHGVPRVVNTSHGGATFN, via the coding sequence ATGGGCGCGCGGCAACGAGGCTTCACGCTGATCGAGGTTCTCGTCACGGTTGGGATCCTCACATTGCTGCTCGCCGCCGGCGCTTGGAGCTTCTCGCTCCATCCAAACGCCCTCGTCGCCGCAACCGACGACGTCGATGCCGCTCTCGCCTCGGCGCGCGCGATCGCGGCGTCGAGCGGCAACGGCGCAACGCTCGTCTTCGCGCCACGCGGCAATGGTCGCGGGAGTCGCCTCGCAGGGTTCGCGCTACGCATCTACAGCGGACGTCCCAATGCGCCGGGCGCCGTTAACCCGACGTCGGCGATGCCCGTGATTGCCGACGCGAACGTCCGCGAGCGCACGCTCGGGACGCCGCCGTTCTCGCTCTTCGTGGACAGCGCCGGAGATGCGAGCGCAGAGGCGTCGTATCCGGCGCTCGATGCAAACGGCAACGCGCGTTTTGCGGTGATCGCACAAGAACCGGCCTGTCCCCCGGGCGGGTTCTTGTTGACGTTCACCAATCCGCGATCGGGAGTGAGTTCGACGCGCTCGCTTGCATGCCGCGTCGCGCTTAGCGTTCCCGGCGGTCCAAACCCTTCCCCGACGCCGAACGTACCGCTCGTCACGCCGCCCGCGCTCCTCTTTCACTGGCCTCAAGGCGAGCGAGAGCAGTTCGTCGCGACCGAGTGGGGATATGTGCATTGGTTTGCCGCTCCCGGCTTCACGTGCGGAAACGGCGTCGCTGCGTTCCCCGACGTCCTTCCCTCACCATACTCGCCCGCCTACTCACCTGCCGAAGCGGCGCGCTCGCCCTCGCCGCCGCCGGCTGTACCGTACTCATATCCCAACGCAAACGGCGCAAGCACGAACGACGCGCCCGCTACATTTCCTTTGCAGCCGCAGAGCGCCGGGCTTTGCAGCGCGTCCGTGCGCGACGCGTACGGCCAGAGCGCTTCGACATCGGTCGCCGTCATGGGCTGGCTCACCGCCGCATACGGCTCAGCTCAGGCGACGCACGCGAACGGCGCGATCGCGATCCCCGCAAGCGCCCTTCCGCGCGCAGGAAGCAGCGTAACAATCTCACTCACCAAGACGTTCGATGCGGCATCCCTCGCGCCGCGCATCGCGTTTACCGGCAGCAGTGCTGCCGCTTGCACGAGCGACCTCGCGGTCGTGACGGTGCCCGGAACCGCACCGGCAACGCCGTCGCCGACGCCCGCCACCGCCGCAATCGCGCTCACGGTAACGCTCGTGCCTCCCTCGGCACTCGACTGCACCGGCATCATCTACAACCACTATGCCGACCCACGCGCGCCGTCCGATTCCGTGTCGGAAAGCTCTGAGGGCGTCGCATTTACGGCCTCGCTCGCGCCCGCCACCGGGCCGCTCTCGACGCTAGGCAAGATCGTATTTTGGATGAGCCCCGGCAACGGCGGCGCTTGTTCGTACGCGCAACTCTATCTGCGCAACGGAAGCCTCGATACGAACGCGCCGAACCATACCGACGCCTCCAACGCCACCGACGCCAACGGCTGCGTGACCGACCACATGGTCCGCTTATGGGCGACCGAATCGAACTACACCGGAGCGTTTTCACTTTCGCCTGGGACCTGTTCCGGCAAGGTCTCGTTCGATCCATTGAACTGGCCGTTCAACGGCGACGCAACTGCAACGCCGGCGGGCGCCACTCCCGGCTGCGCGTTTGCCGTAGCCTCAGCGGATCAGACCATACGCAACGCAGGCGCGCAAACGGTCGACGCCGTCGTCGATTCGTGTCAAGGATCGTCGATGACCGTCGCGATTGGAACGGGCTGCACCGTGACGATTCCCAATGCTGGAACCACCGGGAGCCTCGACTGCACCGGCGGCGGCTCAGGCGGCAGTGAAACCGACACGAGCGTCACGTGGAATCCGCCGCTGCCGGCGCTCGGAACGTTCGACGGAACGGTTTGGACGCGCACCGAGCCGGGCACGCAAACCGTGTCGTGGGTCAGCGTAACGATCGCGTGCTTCTTCAGCGGGGATCACGGCGTTCCGCGCGTCGTGAACACCTCGCACGGAGGCGCGACGTTCAACTGA